The genomic stretch TCACTTCTATTCTAAAAGAATAATTGTAATCGTGCAATATGTTAGCTCCCCATGCGGAAAGTTTCAAAATGGCAGGGCCGCTCAGACCCCAATGGGTTATCAAAAGTGGGCCATCGGCATAAAGAACGGCTTCATCTTTTACGCTACTCTTCAAGTTCAGGCTTTTTTTATCGATATGAAAGGTTTTTTTGGGCATCACCTCAACGGTTGCATAAGTACTGATGCCTTGTATGCCCTGAATTCTTTTATCGTTGATATTGAAGGTGAACAACGAGGGCACGGGCGGAACTACATTATGGCCCAGGTTTTCCAATAATTTCCAGATTTTAGGGTTGCTTCCGGTTGCCAGCATCAGTTTTTTACATTGATAATGCTTGTTCATGGTGGTGACCTGCCAACCCTTATCCGTTTTATCGATTGTTTTTACGGAACTATTTTTCAAAACCTGCACGCCCAATCTTTCCGCTTCGCCCACCAAACAGTCTATAATGCTTTGGGAAGAGTCGCTTTTTGGAAAAACGCGACCATCATCTTCTATTTTTAGGGGTACGCCCCGTTCTTCGAAAAAGGCCATCACATCCATTGGGGCATATTTGTGAAAAGGGCCTAATAGCTCTTTCTCGCCCCGAGGATAATTTGTGGCGAGTTCTTTGGGCATAAATTCGCCGTGGGTTACGTTGCAACGCCCACCGCCAGAAACTTTTACTTTGGAAAGTACGGTTTTGCCCCTTTCAAAAATGGCGATATTCAATTGTGGCGAGAGCTCCGCCATTTGAACTGCCGCATAAAATCCTGCTGCACCGCCTCCAACAATTATGACGTCGTACATTACTTAACACGTTCCGGGTAATTGGTAATGATGCCATCGACACCGAAATCGGTCATTCTTTGAATATCCTCGGGTTCGTTAACGGTCCACGTGTATATTTTTAGCCCTTCTTCCTGAATTTTTGCTGTGTTTTCTTGAGTAAGTGTTTCAAAATAAGGGTTAATGGCGACAGCATTCAATTCTTTTGCTACTTCTATGGCTTGCAATGGGTCATTTTCGGTAAGAACAGCAATTTTTATATCCTTATTAAGGGACCTCATATCTCTAAGTTCATCCCAATTAAAACTTGAAATCACAAAATTTTCTGGGCTCCAACCTTTACTTTCGATGTAGTACTTTGCAATGTGGTTGACCCTGTCCGCTGTCCCTGCACCTTTTAGTTCTATGTTCAGGACAACTTGATCATTTATTGTTTTTAGTACATCTTGAAGCATGGGAATCTTATGTCCGCCATCCAAGATGAGCTGTCGAAGTTGGACAATGTTATATTCTTCAATATTTCCACCTCCGTTGGCCAATCTGTCCACTTTTTCATCATGAAAAACCACAATCTCCCCGCTTTTGATTTTGAACACGTCAATCTCTATCATGTCCACACCAAGGTCCAATGCTTTTTGAACGGATGCCACGGTGTTCTCCGTTTCGTGGCCCATGGCCCCTCTGTGTCCTATGACCATTGGTTTTGATGTTTTCATGTCACAACTGATTAAAAGTAGAAAAGCTCCAAGAGCTTTTAGTAGGGTCTTGTTCATTTTGGTTTGGTTTTAAAAACTAAAAATACGATTTGAAAATTAAAAAATGAATCAATTTCCCACCTTAAAAATGTAGGATTGAAGTGGAGCCAAATCCAATTGGATTTCCCCCCGTCCGTTAGCAATGGACATATTGGCATTGGTTGTTCCGTAGAGTTCCTCGGTCAATGGGTATTTGCCGTCCTTAAGTTGCCATTTGGCAATTACATCTTCAGGTATTTTAAGGGCGAAGGAATAGTTTTTATGTTCATCAAAATTGGATAGTATAATGAGGTTTTCATTTTTGCTCCAGCGAACATAGGAAAGTACTCGGTGGTCGTACCCTTCTGTATTATCCTTGTTATAAAAATGGATTTCTTGATAATCGCCCATCAAGGCTTCACTTTTTATAGTGAAGTTTAGGAGCCTTTTATAAAAATCCCTGAGATGTTTTTCTTCATCTGATAACTGGCCTCCATCGAACTTCTTGTAATTGAGCCATCTTTGGTGGTGCGGCACCCCGATGTAATCAAAAATGGAAGTCCGTGTGGGTTTCCCAAAACCTGCATCTTCTGCTGCCGGCTCCCCTACCTCCTGTCCAAAATAAATCATGGTGGGCGATGTGCTTATGGTAGCGGAAACGACCATTGCGGGTCTGCCCAATTGGGCGTTGCCCACAAAATCGGGACTGGCGATACGCTGCTCGTCATGGTTTTCCAAAAAGTGGAGCATGTGGTGCTCTATGTCCGCCATCCCTTTTTGCACAACGGGGATATGGTCCGTCCAACCATACCCTTTCATAATGTGTTTGATGCTGTCGTAGAGTTCTACCTTATCATATAGGTAATCCATTTTACCTTTTTGGATATAATCGCGGTACAATGCCGGATTATATACCTCGGCCAACAAAAAGGCATCGGGGCTCTTCATTTTGATGTTTGAATTGAGATAGCTCCAAAATTCCACGGGTACCATTTCGGCCATATCAAAACGGAAGCCATCTACACCAAAATCCAACCAATACTGGGTGATGTCCTTAAACTTGAGCCACGAATCGGGCAGTTGTTTATCCTTCCAAAATTCGTAGTGTTCCTTGTATTTTTTTTGACGGTATGCTTCGGGCAGTTGCTCAAAATCCTTGGTGCCATCGGGTCGGACCCCATAGTTGATCTTTACGGTTTCATACCAATCGTTAAAATGGGGCTGGGCCAATCGGGAGCCATTGCCCGTCCATTTAGCGGGTATTTCTTCAAACTTTGAATCGGCCAACCTATTTTCGTCACCTCCAAGCGGCAAGTAACCATCCTGCCACTCTGGGACTTTAAAGGCTTCTCCGGGAATGTAATAGAAATTGTTGTTGACATCATATTCCCTGGATGTGTCGTCGGAGGCTCCGAAATCTACCACGCCCTCGGGATTTGTCTTTCCCTCATAATTCCTGGCGACGTGATTGGGAACAATATCAATGATGACCTTTAAACCTGCCTTGTGGGTTCTTTTGATCAATTCTTTGAACTCCTCCAATCTCTTTGATGGATCTATGGCCAAATCAGGGTTTACATTATAATAGTCCTTTACGGCATAGGGAGAACCTGCCCTTCCCTTGACCACATCGGGGTCGTCGTTGGATATTCCGTATGATGTATAATCGGCAATTACGGCATGGTGCGGCACCCCGGTATACCAGATATGGGTAACGCCCAGCTCTTTTATTTCGGTCAATGCGGTATGGGTAAAATCGGCAAACTTACCAACTCCGTTTTCTTCGAGGGTGCCCCATGGCTTGTTGGTAGTATTGGTGTTTCCAAACAGTCGGGCAAAAACCTGATAGACAACTTCTTTTTTTTTCATGGAAGGAGGAATGGTCTTTTGGTCGGGTTCGTCTTTGCATGAAGACAGGATGATGGTTGCCAAGAATAAAAGCAATTTACCGATTGTCCCCAGCATCTAAATACAGTTTTCAATGTGCTATGGAATCCCTGATCACCAAGGTCGGCTCCAGTATTTTGGTCTGATATGATTCCTCCTCGGCTTCGCTCTCCACCTTATCTATGAGCAATCTCGCGGATTCTTCTCCCATTTTCTCCCCATGCTGGGCCACAACGGTAAGGCTGGGGTTAGCGTATTTGGACAACACTCCGTCGGTAAAGCCGATAAATGCGATATCCTCGGGTATCCTCAACCCTTTTTTCTGCACAAATCGCATTCCGCATACTGCAAAGATTTCGTTGACGCACAAAACGGCATCGGGTTCTTTGGTACTTAAAAAATGTTTTATGGCTTCTTCGTCCATCTCCATGGAGGGCATCTTCAATATCATGGATTCATCGGCCTCCAATTTACTTTCTTGGAGCGCTTTCCAATACCCCATGGTGCGCGCTTTGCTTACGCTCAAATAGTCGTCCGTGGTGATCAAGGCTATTTTCTTTTTTCCTTGATCGATAAATTTTTTGGTTGCTTGGTATGCCCCTAGTTCATCGTCGATGATTACTTTATCACATTCGATTTCGTGGGTGATCCTATCAAAAAGCACCACGGGAATACCTTGTTCCGTGACTTCCTTTAAGTGATTGTAATCTCCTTTTTGTTGGGTCTCGGAAGAAAGGGACATTATAAAACCGTCGATACTGCCATTGGCCAGCATTTCCATATTGATGACCTCCTTGTCAAAGGATTCTTCGGAAAGACATACGATTACATTGTACCCCCTTGCATTTGCGTACTTCTCGATTCCTCGAATAACCGTTGTAAAAAAGTGGTGTACAATATCCGGAATGACCACCCCGATGTTCTTGGTCCGTTTATTTTTAAGGCTAATGGCAATGTTGTTGGGCTTATAATTGTAGAGTTTCGCAAAGGCCTGTACTTTCTCTTTGGTGTCCCTACTGATTTCCTCGCTGTTTTTTAGTGCTTTGGAAACTGTAGATATGGAAACTTCGAGCTCTCTTGCAATATCTTTTAAGGTAATCTTGGCTTTCAATTGTAAAATTTTTATGGCAATCTGGTTCTACTTCGAAAAGTACTCAATAATGACTAAGGAACCATGTATACTTTCTTTTTTTATAAGAAAACGAAAAAATCCATTTCCAAGGATTGTCAGCACAAAAATATCGTTCAAAAAATAAAATTGCTATATTAGTGAGGTAATTGCCAATTTCGCAATTCCTTCCAACTTATTTGGTAATTAGACAAACATGGTTATTTAAATTTGTGAAAAGCACACTTATTAAAGTTTTCAACACGAAAACGGTTTCGCTAAACATTGCAATATACTTAAATTTACATTAACCTTTTTTTTATATATGTTTAACACTTGAATTAAAATTAACTAAACTTAAAATTAATTATTTATGAAGATTACGCTACTTAGGAGCTTTTTGATGCTCGGGGCATTTCTGTGCTTTGGGTTGGTGAAAGCTCAAACAGTATCAGGTACCGTTTCGGATGCAAACGGACCTTTGCCAGGGGCAAGCGTATTGGTAAAAGGTACTACCAACGGTACGCAGACCGATTTTGACGGTAACTATACACTTAATGGTGTAGAGGACACCGCTACCTTGGTTTTCAGTTATATTGGGTACAAGACCCAAGAAATCGCTGTCAATGGCCAATCCAACATTAATGTTACATTATCCGAGGATGCACAGGCTTTGGACGAAGTTGTGATTATTGGTTACGGTCAAACTACCGTAAAAGATGCAACAGGCGCCGTTTCGGCCGTTACTTCGGAGGATTTCAACCAAGGTGTAATTTCCTCTCCTGAACAATTGATTCAAGGTAAAACCTCTGGGGTTCAGATTACGCAATCCAGTGGTGAACCAGGAGCAGGTATCGCTCTGAGAATTCGTGGTACTGCTTCCGTCAGATCAAACAACAGCCCATTGTTTGTAATTGATGGAGTTCCAGTAACCAATGAAAGTGTATCTGCAAGTGGTGCAGACGTTGGGGTAGGGAGCAGTGGTGCTAGAAACCCGTTAAACTTCTTAAACCCAAATGATATCGAAAGCATGAGTATCTTGAAAGATGCTTCTGCCACGGCCATATATGGTTCTAGAGGTGCCAATGGTGTAGTCGTTATTACCACAAAATCTGGAAAAGGTGGCGGAAGACAGGGCCAATGGGCATTTTCAACTACCCTGAACGTTTCAAAAGTTGCCGACACTTATGATCTGTTAAATTCTGATGAATTTGTAGAAAGAGGAGGATCCGATTTAGGGGGGTCCACTGATTGGCAAAGCTATATCTTTAGAACTACTGCTTCTACGGACAACAACTTATCCTATTCGCAAAATTACGGCCAAGGTAACGTAAGAGCCACCTTTGGATACTCCAAACAATTTGGAGTTATCGAAAACACAGATTTGGAAAGAATTACAGGTAGGGTAAACGCAGCTCATAGATTCTTTGATGACAAGTTTAAAGTTAATCTTCAAACAACCGTTTCTAGAATTAACGATCAAGCTCCGTTCATTAGTAGAACATCTGGAAGTACTGGTGATTTATTAGCGTCTGCTTATTACGCCAACCCAACCTTGCCAGCTAATCCTGACATTAGTGCCGCACCAGATAGAAACCCTGCCAACCTTTTGGCTTACTATGACGATAATACCCACACAGATAGATTTCTAGGAAATTTGTCGCTTGAATACGACATAACAGATGAATTTTCAGCAAAATTAAATTTGGGGTATGATACGTCCAGTTCCACAAGAGGACAGGTTTCTGGCCCTCAAATTCTTGCTTTGAACAATGGTGCCGAAAACAATGGCCGTGCAGCAGTAAGCAATTTGGATACAGAAAACAGGTTATTGGAATTTACCGTGAATTATAATAAAGAATTTGAAAATTCCAATCTTGATGCTCTTATCGGCTTCTCTTTTCAAGATTTTAACAGAAAAGGTCAAAATTTACTGGGACAAGGCTATATAAGTCAAGATTTGAATACAATAATTGCTACAACAAATGATGCTTATGCATCAACAAAAAATCTTGCGAGCAATTATCAGGCTTATGGAATCGGTACATTTCAGAATAATCCAGATGCCGGAAATCAATTCAGAATCCTTGGTTTGACCCCTAATGTAAATGAAACGACTTTAAGTTTACCTAGCATCCCAATTGATGCTTTTACAGTAGATACTTTTGATAACACAGATGAACTACAGTCTTTCTTTGGCAGGATAAACTATACTTTGTACAACAAATATTTGTTCACTGCAACGGTTAGAGCAGACGGCTCGTCCAGGTTTGGTGGAAATAATCAATATGGTTACTTCCCTTCTGCTGCATTTGCATGGAAGTTAAATGAAGAAGATTTCACTGGTGACACCTTCTCTACATTAAAGATGAGGTTAAGCTGGGGTATCACTGGTAACCAAGATGGTCTTGGTTATGGTAGTTTTGTAAACAGAACCAGATGGAATCAATTAGGTATTGGAGCCAACTCTCAGATTACTCCACCAGCAACGTCAGAGATTGCATTTGCAAATCCAGATCTTAAATGGGAGGAAACAGCCCAATATGCTTTCGGTATTGACTTTGGTTTTAATAACGATCGGTTTACTGGAAACATAGATTTGTATAGAAAGGAAACAAGTGACATTCTATTGAATTTGCCAGCGGTTCAGCCTGCAACCTCTCCATTTGTTTTTCAAAATGTTGATGGTGTAATCATCAACCAAGGTATTGAATTGGGATTGGACTATGACATTGTAAGGTCTGAGGATTTTACTTGGAATGCCAATTTTAATATTTCCTACAACCAAAACGAGTTGACAGATTATGATGGGCCGGATATCCAAGCAGGTAATCTTTATGGACAAGGTCTCACAGGTACCACATCACAGATTTTAACTGATGGTAAACCACTTTTTACTTACAACCTTCGTTTAGTAGATGAAGACTTTAACGTAGATACTGATCCAACTATTTTGGACAAGTCAGGGCTTCCAAAAATCATATCAGGATTTTCAACCTCTGCCTCATACAAAAACTGGGATGCTTCCTTGTTCTTCTCCGGACAGTTTGGACACTACGTATATAACAATACTGCCAATGCCTTGTTTGCCGCCCCACAGATTGGGAGTAGAAATAACTTAAAAAGTGTAGTTGATAACGGCGTTACATTATCCGCAACAAACCCAAGCACTTATTTCTTGGAAAAAGGAGATTTTGTAAGGCTTCAGTCAGCTTCAATTTCATATAACGTTCCATTAAGTGGCGATGGTACTTTTAATAGCATGCGTCTTAGCCTAAACGGTCAAAACCTATTCTTGATTACCGATTACAGCGGTCTAGATCCAGAAGTTAGTACTACAGACGTTCCTGCTAATGGATTGCCTTCGGCCTCTATTGATTATCTTCAATACCCAAGACCAAGGACTTTTAGTCTCGGGATTAATGTTACATTTTAAAAAATTGCACAATGAAGAGAATAACTAAATATTTAAATATCACACTCTTGGTCTCCTTGGTGTTTTCTTGCACCGATTTGGAGATTGAAGGTACAGACTCGTTGATAACAGAAGGCTTTGCCGGTGTTGCAAACGTACAAGGTGAAGTAGCGAACATCAGAAATATTGTTGCAGGTGGACAGTTGGGCAACCAAGAAGGCCTATTCGCTCTAAATGAAGTATCCACAGATGAATATATCGTGCCAACAAGAGGTACCGACTGGGGGGACAATGGTAGATGGCTATCTATCCATAGGCAAACTTGGAATGCTGAACTTTCAGATATAGTTGTGCCATGGCAACAATTAAACAGTGTTACAATTAATGCAACGCGCGTAATCAGCCCAAAAAGTGTGAATACAGCAAGTGGTGACATTACAGAACAAAAAGCTGCAGCACGCTTTTATAGAGCTTGGGCCATGCACTGGATTTTGGACATGTGGAGACAGGTTCCCTACAGAGACGTAGACCTACCGAACAGTGCAATTCCAGAAGTATTGACAGGTCAGGTTGCTATTGATAGTATTGTTGCCGACCTAAATATCGCGATTCAAGATTTACCCGATGTGACTGCAGGAGATGCCATTGGGTTGAAATCCAATCCAACAAAAGCTTCTGCCTTGCATTTGTTGGCAAAAGTTCATCTCAACAAACACGTATATCTTGAAACAACTCCACAAGCTGCAGATATGCAAGTTGTAATCGATGCGGTAGATGAAATAGCCGCCAGCGGATATACCCTTGCAGGAGAAGGAGAGTTTTTCGATATCTTCAAACCAGGAAACGACACAGAAACCATATGGTGGTCACCTGCCGATGCAGGATCAAGAATTTGGCACACCCTACACTAC from Flagellimonas oceani encodes the following:
- a CDS encoding RagB/SusD family nutrient uptake outer membrane protein: MKRITKYLNITLLVSLVFSCTDLEIEGTDSLITEGFAGVANVQGEVANIRNIVAGGQLGNQEGLFALNEVSTDEYIVPTRGTDWGDNGRWLSIHRQTWNAELSDIVVPWQQLNSVTINATRVISPKSVNTASGDITEQKAAARFYRAWAMHWILDMWRQVPYRDVDLPNSAIPEVLTGQVAIDSIVADLNIAIQDLPDVTAGDAIGLKSNPTKASALHLLAKVHLNKHVYLETTPQAADMQVVIDAVDEIAASGYTLAGEGEFFDIFKPGNDTETIWWSPADAGSRIWHTLHYNQNFPGFNDGGGWNGFTTLAEFYDLFEGPSDTNYPNDGQEERRGVVHDPSTANAENLGIGLGFLINQQYEQDGTPLNARDNVGGVPLVFTREAEKAEYTSPGDDAVLETAGIRMLKYHPNEEGGDRRQHVVKYRFADAYLMKAEAMLRMGNNPLAMINALRETRGATPLASVTEADLLAERGRELYQESVRRQDLIRFGQYLRAWNLKEAGDETKLIFPIPRADVLANPNLVQNPGYQ
- a CDS encoding SusC/RagA family TonB-linked outer membrane protein, yielding MKITLLRSFLMLGAFLCFGLVKAQTVSGTVSDANGPLPGASVLVKGTTNGTQTDFDGNYTLNGVEDTATLVFSYIGYKTQEIAVNGQSNINVTLSEDAQALDEVVIIGYGQTTVKDATGAVSAVTSEDFNQGVISSPEQLIQGKTSGVQITQSSGEPGAGIALRIRGTASVRSNNSPLFVIDGVPVTNESVSASGADVGVGSSGARNPLNFLNPNDIESMSILKDASATAIYGSRGANGVVVITTKSGKGGGRQGQWAFSTTLNVSKVADTYDLLNSDEFVERGGSDLGGSTDWQSYIFRTTASTDNNLSYSQNYGQGNVRATFGYSKQFGVIENTDLERITGRVNAAHRFFDDKFKVNLQTTVSRINDQAPFISRTSGSTGDLLASAYYANPTLPANPDISAAPDRNPANLLAYYDDNTHTDRFLGNLSLEYDITDEFSAKLNLGYDTSSSTRGQVSGPQILALNNGAENNGRAAVSNLDTENRLLEFTVNYNKEFENSNLDALIGFSFQDFNRKGQNLLGQGYISQDLNTIIATTNDAYASTKNLASNYQAYGIGTFQNNPDAGNQFRILGLTPNVNETTLSLPSIPIDAFTVDTFDNTDELQSFFGRINYTLYNKYLFTATVRADGSSRFGGNNQYGYFPSAAFAWKLNEEDFTGDTFSTLKMRLSWGITGNQDGLGYGSFVNRTRWNQLGIGANSQITPPATSEIAFANPDLKWEETAQYAFGIDFGFNNDRFTGNIDLYRKETSDILLNLPAVQPATSPFVFQNVDGVIINQGIELGLDYDIVRSEDFTWNANFNISYNQNELTDYDGPDIQAGNLYGQGLTGTTSQILTDGKPLFTYNLRLVDEDFNVDTDPTILDKSGLPKIISGFSTSASYKNWDASLFFSGQFGHYVYNNTANALFAAPQIGSRNNLKSVVDNGVTLSATNPSTYFLEKGDFVRLQSASISYNVPLSGDGTFNSMRLSLNGQNLFLITDYSGLDPEVSTTDVPANGLPSASIDYLQYPRPRTFSLGINVTF
- a CDS encoding glycerophosphodiester phosphodiesterase produces the protein MKTSKPMVIGHRGAMGHETENTVASVQKALDLGVDMIEIDVFKIKSGEIVVFHDEKVDRLANGGGNIEEYNIVQLRQLILDGGHKIPMLQDVLKTINDQVVLNIELKGAGTADRVNHIAKYYIESKGWSPENFVISSFNWDELRDMRSLNKDIKIAVLTENDPLQAIEVAKELNAVAINPYFETLTQENTAKIQEEGLKIYTWTVNEPEDIQRMTDFGVDGIITNYPERVK
- a CDS encoding alpha-amylase family protein; this translates as MLGTIGKLLLFLATIILSSCKDEPDQKTIPPSMKKKEVVYQVFARLFGNTNTTNKPWGTLEENGVGKFADFTHTALTEIKELGVTHIWYTGVPHHAVIADYTSYGISNDDPDVVKGRAGSPYAVKDYYNVNPDLAIDPSKRLEEFKELIKRTHKAGLKVIIDIVPNHVARNYEGKTNPEGVVDFGASDDTSREYDVNNNFYYIPGEAFKVPEWQDGYLPLGGDENRLADSKFEEIPAKWTGNGSRLAQPHFNDWYETVKINYGVRPDGTKDFEQLPEAYRQKKYKEHYEFWKDKQLPDSWLKFKDITQYWLDFGVDGFRFDMAEMVPVEFWSYLNSNIKMKSPDAFLLAEVYNPALYRDYIQKGKMDYLYDKVELYDSIKHIMKGYGWTDHIPVVQKGMADIEHHMLHFLENHDEQRIASPDFVGNAQLGRPAMVVSATISTSPTMIYFGQEVGEPAAEDAGFGKPTRTSIFDYIGVPHHQRWLNYKKFDGGQLSDEEKHLRDFYKRLLNFTIKSEALMGDYQEIHFYNKDNTEGYDHRVLSYVRWSKNENLIILSNFDEHKNYSFALKIPEDVIAKWQLKDGKYPLTEELYGTTNANMSIANGRGEIQLDLAPLQSYIFKVGN
- a CDS encoding LacI family DNA-binding transcriptional regulator, producing MKAKITLKDIARELEVSISTVSKALKNSEEISRDTKEKVQAFAKLYNYKPNNIAISLKNKRTKNIGVVIPDIVHHFFTTVIRGIEKYANARGYNVIVCLSEESFDKEVINMEMLANGSIDGFIMSLSSETQQKGDYNHLKEVTEQGIPVVLFDRITHEIECDKVIIDDELGAYQATKKFIDQGKKKIALITTDDYLSVSKARTMGYWKALQESKLEADESMILKMPSMEMDEEAIKHFLSTKEPDAVLCVNEIFAVCGMRFVQKKGLRIPEDIAFIGFTDGVLSKYANPSLTVVAQHGEKMGEESARLLIDKVESEAEEESYQTKILEPTLVIRDSIAH
- a CDS encoding NAD(P)/FAD-dependent oxidoreductase, encoding MYDVIIVGGGAAGFYAAVQMAELSPQLNIAIFERGKTVLSKVKVSGGGRCNVTHGEFMPKELATNYPRGEKELLGPFHKYAPMDVMAFFEERGVPLKIEDDGRVFPKSDSSQSIIDCLVGEAERLGVQVLKNSSVKTIDKTDKGWQVTTMNKHYQCKKLMLATGSNPKIWKLLENLGHNVVPPVPSLFTFNINDKRIQGIQGISTYATVEVMPKKTFHIDKKSLNLKSSVKDEAVLYADGPLLITHWGLSGPAILKLSAWGANILHDYNYSFRIEVNWLPDYTTESMEAYLRELKEVEAKKTVVRTNVTELPKRLWKRLVEAAEIAPDERWGDINKEQLQALAEQLTASSFKVEGKSTFKEEFVTAGGVDLKEINFKTFESKLHPDLYFAGEIINVDAITGGFNFQNAWTGAHIAAKSITF